The following proteins are encoded in a genomic region of Dialister hominis:
- a CDS encoding F0F1 ATP synthase subunit delta: MDKNVVLARKYGRAIYEIAAEQNSLEKTGEELHLIADTIMGNDELKQLLFHPLLAKDVKKDTLNKLFADKVQPVVLQFCYVVIDKDRFTDFPAMVDVYEALANEGMGIEEAVVTSALPLTKTQVEALKAKLSEITGKKIVMKQKVDSALIGGFTVQVGDRLIDGSVARQLQTLKHIMKQRD; this comes from the coding sequence ATGGATAAGAACGTAGTTCTTGCAAGAAAATACGGTCGCGCCATCTATGAAATAGCCGCTGAACAAAACAGCCTTGAAAAAACTGGAGAAGAACTTCACTTAATCGCTGACACCATCATGGGGAACGATGAACTGAAGCAGCTTCTTTTCCATCCTCTGCTTGCGAAGGATGTCAAGAAAGATACATTAAATAAATTATTTGCAGATAAGGTTCAGCCTGTAGTTCTGCAGTTCTGCTATGTCGTCATCGACAAAGACCGTTTCACCGATTTCCCGGCAATGGTCGACGTCTATGAGGCTCTGGCTAATGAAGGCATGGGAATTGAAGAAGCAGTGGTTACATCCGCTCTTCCGCTCACCAAAACCCAGGTCGAAGCCCTGAAGGCAAAACTTTCCGAAATCACTGGAAAGAAGATTGTCATGAAGCAGAAGGTAGACTCGGCGTTGATTGGTGGTTTTACCGTCCAAGTAGGCGATCGCCTGATCGATGGATCCGTGGCTAGACAGCTGCAGACTTTGAAACATATTATGAAACAAAGAGATTGA